The following DNA comes from Bradyrhizobium sp. SK17.
ATCGCCGGTATTGGCATTCACAAAATCGTGCATCGGATCAGCGATCGCGAGATGCGGGCGTCGCGCCACCGGACATGGGCGCTGCTATGCTCCAGCGCACCGGATCGGCCGAAGAAATCCGGAAGGGAGCAGGCAATGACGCATTCCGACCATTCGCGGCGCACCATCATCAAGGGCATCAGCGTTGCAACAGCTGCCGGTGCGTTCGGCGCAGCGCCGGTGCAGGCCGCAACCCCGATTCCAACCGAGGGACAAATATGGAGCAACGAATACTGGGCGAAGAAGGGCGACGTCCCGCTATGGATGTTCCGCAAGCGGATCGGCGCGCCAAAGCCGGGCGAGCCGGCGCGGCCCGTGGTGTTCTTCGTCCACGGCTCGTCGGTGACATCGCGGGCGTTCGACCTCACGGTGCCAGGCAAGGGCGAGTATTCGCTGCTTAATGTCTTTGCGCGCTACGGCTTCGATTGCTGGACCATGGATCACGAGAACTACGGCAAGTCAGGCCGCACCTCAGGCAATGCCGACATCGCCAGCGGCGTCGAGGACCTGAAAGCCGCGGTCGAGGTGATCGCGCGCGAGACCGGGCAGACCAGGTACCATTTCGTCGGTGAATCCTCCGGCGCGCTGCGTGCTGGTGCGTTCGCGATGGCCTCGCCCGAGCGGATCGACCGGCTGGTGTTCGCCGCCTTCACCTACAAGGGCGAGGGCTCGCCGACGCTTGCGAAACGCGCCGAGCAGCTTGCCTATTATCGCAGTCACAACATGCGCAAGCGCGATCGCGACATGATCCGCTCGATCGCGACCCGTGACAAGCCCGGCACATCCGATCCCGACGTGATGGAAGCGCTGGCCGATGTCGAGATGCAGTTCGGCGACCAGATTCCGACCGGCACCTATCTCGACATGACGGCCAATCTGCCGGTGGTGCATCCGGAGAAGGTGCTGGCGCCGGTGCTGCTGGTTCGCGGCGAGTATGACGGGATCGCGGCGGTGCCTGATCTCGAGGAGTTCTTCAACAAGCTGCCGAACGGCGACCGGCAGTTCGTCATCTTGCCCGGCACCGCGCATTCGGTGGCGCTCGCCGTCAATCGGGAGCTGTTCTGGCACGTGACCCGGGCGTTCTTGACGATGCCGGCGCCGATCGTGACCTGAGGCGGCGTGCGGCAGGACGCCGCACAAAAATCCAGGAAGAATCACTGTCGCGTTGTCGGGAGCCGGCCATGTGGTTCGTCCTCCGGGTATAACCACGCAAACAGGAGCGCCTTTGATGGCCAATCCCACGATGATCTTCGTCAACTTGCCGGTCAGCGACCTCGCCCACGCCACCGCGTTCTACGAAGCGATCGGCGCGACCAAGAACCCGCAATTCTCCGACCACACCGCCTCCTGCATGGTGATCTCCGAAACCATCCACGTCATGCTGCTGACCCATGACAAATTCCGCCAGTTCACGCCGAAGAAGATCGCCGACGGCAAGGCCACCAGCGAGGTGCTGATCTGCCTGTCGGCCAACAGCCGCGACGCAGTCGACGGCTATCTGACCAGAGCGAAGGGTGCGGGCGGCACCGCCGATCCGTCGCCGAAGCAGGATTACGGCTTCATGTATGGCCGCAGCTTCGAGGACCCCGACGGTCACGTCTGGGAAGTGATGTGGATGGACGTCGAGGCTGCGATGAAGGCGCAGTCCGCCGCGGCGACCGCCTGATCGCTGGTCGACCAGGAGTTCGAGGTGTCACCCTGCCTGTGGTCCGGCGCGAGATCTCAGGCAGCGGGGACGCTGTTGGTGCGAGCATCGGTGATGGCGTCGGTGGCTCGTTTCCCTGGAGGCAAGTCCGACGGCTGACAGACGAGGGGTGGGAAGTTCAGCTCGACCGTGGTTCCGCCTCCCGGCGTCTCGCAAAGGGAAACGGTGCCGTTATGGGTGGTCATCACCTGGGAAACGATTGAAAGCCCCAGTCCCGTCCCTTCCGCATGGGTGTTTCCACGCTTGAACGGCTCGAGCAGAAGCTCGGGCTGGCCAAGCTGGAGGCCGGACCCGAAGTCGATGACGCTCAGCCGCGCCGGTGCTTCGACCTTGATCAGGACGGAGCCGCCCGCGCTGCCATGGGTCACGGCATTCCGGATCAGGTTCGAGAGCGCGACGGCGATCGCGGCTTCCGAGCCGCGCACCCGGATCGGGTGACCAGGCTCGGTGAACTCGATGTCGCTTCCATTGTTCAGCGCCATCGGCACGTGTTCGGCTGCGACCCTGCGCGCAAGCGCGGCAAGATCCATCTCCATCAGTTCGGCAGGTTCGACCGAGATGCGCGCCAGCTGAAGCAGCATGGTGACGATCGACGACAGCTTCTGGTTCTCGGCGATGAGCCTGGCGCGCAGCGGAGAATCCTGGACCAGCTCGAGCATGGTGCGCGCATTGGTCAGCGGCGTACGGAGCTCGTGTGCGGCGTTGGACAGGAAATTCCGTTGCGCTCTCGAAGCAACGTCAATTCGTGACAGTGCGCGATTGAAGGCCACGAC
Coding sequences within:
- a CDS encoding alpha/beta hydrolase, whose translation is MTHSDHSRRTIIKGISVATAAGAFGAAPVQAATPIPTEGQIWSNEYWAKKGDVPLWMFRKRIGAPKPGEPARPVVFFVHGSSVTSRAFDLTVPGKGEYSLLNVFARYGFDCWTMDHENYGKSGRTSGNADIASGVEDLKAAVEVIARETGQTRYHFVGESSGALRAGAFAMASPERIDRLVFAAFTYKGEGSPTLAKRAEQLAYYRSHNMRKRDRDMIRSIATRDKPGTSDPDVMEALADVEMQFGDQIPTGTYLDMTANLPVVHPEKVLAPVLLVRGEYDGIAAVPDLEEFFNKLPNGDRQFVILPGTAHSVALAVNRELFWHVTRAFLTMPAPIVT
- a CDS encoding VOC family protein, translated to MANPTMIFVNLPVSDLAHATAFYEAIGATKNPQFSDHTASCMVISETIHVMLLTHDKFRQFTPKKIADGKATSEVLICLSANSRDAVDGYLTRAKGAGGTADPSPKQDYGFMYGRSFEDPDGHVWEVMWMDVEAAMKAQSAAATA
- a CDS encoding HAMP domain-containing sensor histidine kinase, encoding MMFKWQTLKRIHRSITVLSATLIGAVTTIMLLCAAALLIRFGGDDDGTWAAADVADALKAAVTRNEAGQLALKQTSRLDEIIREFPTFWYVVSDKSGEVSYGPVPKWRPQKTPTSRDGTSFLAYAIDGETTKLKKMAAVRNTPVGEVWIETGGVAYTATQLTLGALTDATIVALPIILVLAATAFAAMVFVPTLIARPVRAVAAAAEMIDGVSDGRRLPEDNAPAELLPLVVAFNRALSRIDVASRAQRNFLSNAAHELRTPLTNARTMLELVQDSPLRARLIAENQKLSSIVTMLLQLARISVEPAELMEMDLAALARRVAAEHVPMALNNGSDIEFTEPGHPIRVRGSEAAIAVALSNLIRNAVTHGSAGGSVLIKVEAPARLSVIDFGSGLQLGQPELLLEPFKRGNTHAEGTGLGLSIVSQVMTTHNGTVSLCETPGGGTTVELNFPPLVCQPSDLPPGKRATDAITDARTNSVPAA